In the genome of Yersinia enterocolitica, the window CCCATCGGGTTGAAAATTCGCCGCCGTGCTAAGGTCAATAAGGCCCGGCAAGCCGAGTGAGCCATTATTATAATCCAGAGAACCCGCCCAGTCACTTGCCGTACCATCGCCAACACCAAGCTGACTTTGTATCGTAATCCGGGTACAGGTTGACCATGCTGAGGTGCTGCATAACCCTATAAATAATATCATTCCAGCCGCAATACGCTGGCGGCGGTGACCGGCAGTGGCTGTTGGCCGTGATAGTTTGCAAGATATTAACTGCTCTGTTGTTCTTAACATTATTTTTCTCATAATTGTTAACGGTGGCAACTGCCTGTTATATGAATAATATCCTGCTCGGTATCTTGACCATCAAAAGTATAAGGTAATTCACACTGCTCACTGCTGTTCTCACCCCAGCGCACATAAAGTAAGCCTTTGTCGTCTTTTACACGTACGTAGATCTGATTCCCTTGACCTACCATCCCGACAATTTCATTTTTGCTGTTATAAACATCGGCACCCAGTGGTAACCCTCCGCCGTCATTGGTTTGGGTTTGAATTAACACAGCATAGCCTTTCAGAGTTTCGAATTTGACTTTCACTGCGGCCCCGGCATAAGGAACGACGCGGCCTTGATTCTCTTTCAGTTCAGTATTGCGATTAATACCTTTAGTATCCAAACCCACCGTATTGTAATTATAGGGTGTTAATGATGGCACCAAGGCAAATCCGTTATTATCAATTCTCGCCCCTTGTGCATTTCGTACTGTTGCACCCTGAGCACCATCCGCTTCAATTAAACCAAAGGTCTCGCCCAAATAAGGTCCGAGTGTCATACCTTTACTATGTATTACTGCGGCTCCGCGAGCACCAACACCATATTGGGTGTAATTATTGCCGCGGGAATAGCTGCCATTGACGGTCGCATTAGGGAATTGTTTTTGCACATTTGCCCCCCAGTTATTTGAACTGCTACTGATATTGCTGTCGTCATAGCCGGCATTCACTGAATAGTTAAAGCTGTTTCGTTCACCGGCGGTACCTGATAATGACGTCTGATAGCTATTACCACTTTTGGGATTACGGCTAGCGGACATCGATAAATATTGATTTTTATTTCCAATATTGAGTGGGATAGACACCGTTAGCGTCGCAATATTTTCAGTATTACCGTAGCGCGTTGTCGTCTGATTCGTCGTATCGTCATCCCAATTATATTGGGTTGAGGTATAAACAGTGCGCTGACGGCTAATGGCAAGGTTATAACTGACATCTTGGTAGCTATTTGAATAGTTTAGCTGTAACTGCGTATCTCGTTGCGTATCATTATAATAATCACTGGTCGACGCTGATGCAGAGAGTTGACCATAATTGCCCAACGTCTGGTTAATTGAGGTTGTAAACTGGCTGCGTTGTTTATAGGTTGTTGAATCCCATGTCCCGCCATTTTTTTGCGTTGAGCGCACACCAAAAACGTCATTTAAATCGCGATATCCTTTGGTTGAATAGCGATATCCGGCCAATGAAAATGTGGTCCCGGTTTGATTAAATGTCTGGCTATAGGTTGCTTGCATCCGCCAGCCATTCTGCGTGTCATCATTTTCAACTTTAGCATGAGAGTAGGTAGTATTGAGGCCAAAGGCCCCGATGGGGGTACCTAATACGCCACCGACAAGGAGTGCCGTATAGTCTTGCGCTAAACGCAGGCCACTGTTCGCAGTTAACTGATTGGTAAGACCGCGCTCATAGGTGAAGTCAGTGAAATAGTTATCAATATTGGTGAAATCACGAGATTCGCCGACCACCGCATTATAACGGCTAACACCTGGGCGCATTGAGTCCGGGACGGCACTGAATGGCACGGTAAATGTCGAACGGCTACCATTCGCTTCAATCACCTCAACATTGAGGTCACCCTGACTGGTGGTGCTATATAAATCGTTAATAACGAATGGGCCAGGCGCAACCGTAGTTTCATAAATTTCACGCCCATTCTGGCTAACAACCACCCGCGCATTGGTACTGGCAACACCACGAACTTCAGGGGCAAAGCCACGCATGGATTCTGGCCACATACGTTGGTCGGTTGCCATTTTAACGCCACGAAACGACATGGTGCCAAATAATGTACTGTCGGTGAAGGTTTCGCCCAGCGTTAATTGACTATCCAATTGGGGGATAGGGCGCTGGACATAAGTACGAATATTATTCCATTGGGTATCGCTGCTATTATCATTACTGGAATAACGTACGTTTGATTGTTGACGCAGTTGCCATAATCCGAGATTGAGGCCACTTTTTAAGCCAACAAAGCCGTAATCAGAGGTGTTGTTTTGCTGAGACTGCGTCTCACTGCGATAAAAGTTGGAACTGTAGTTAATGAATGCGAGCTTTTCGCCTTCCTGCCATTCACTTTGCTCGATATAACCTCTGGGCCGGTTTTGCAACAAAGCTTGTGGGATCGACAATTCTAGACGAAGTTTGGCTTGGTCAAAGTGAAAAGAGGCACCTTTTACCCGCTCAGCCAGCGGCTTGCATTGTTCTGTAGACGAAGCCGCAGTATCCGAGGGGGCGGATTCTGTTTTGAGCGTATTAGGTTCTTTGGTTGCAGTACTGTCTTTGCCAGTAAGAACAACGCCAGCCGCAGTTAAGAATTCATCACTCAGGCAGGGGTAAACCTCTGATGAGTCAGCGTTCTTAATAAATTCAATGGTAGTGCGTTTAAACGGTTTGTTATTAACCAAGACATCGACAGCATCGTAATTTCCGGCTGTGGCAGAATTCTCTTTATTGAGTTGATTCAAACCTGAAGCAAAATTGGTCCCTAAAAACAGAGATTCATCGAACTCGAGGTTTTGTGGCTCATCCTGAGCCAAAGCCGTATCAACATGTAAGATTAAAGCAATACATAGTGTTAATGCTTTCTTGCGTCCAAAGAATTTTCTCTTCACAGAAGCGCGTGCAAGCCTCATAAATCTTCCTTTACCGGCTAAATACGATAACTTCCGGTATCTTGCCCGCCGAAATCATTCACTATCAGGAAATTAACAATAGCATTAGAAGGTACAGATGAATTTGGGATAACCCATTCTGCTTGAGACATCGGTGAAATCATCTCGGATTTCATTTTAAGTTTTTTACCACTGCCAACAACTTCACCACTGGCAATGGTGGCATAGAATCCTGTTGGGTTTTTCCCTGTTACAACAACATCTTTACCACGTTGGCGCACACTGAAAGTCAGTGCGCTGGAGACCTGATCAACACGGCCAGTAATACTTTCAGGTCGATAAAATACTTTAATGCGGTTACGCATCAACACTAACATTTTATTACTTTTTTCTGCTTTGTTGACGGGAGGCACCTGTAAAAAATTAAGATAGAACACGGATTCTCTATCTGTTGGCAGGCCGCTACCGGTATATTTCAGCCGCAATGTTTGTCCCGCATTGGCTTCCATGCGAAAGAACGGTGGTGTGACGATAAAGGGTGCTTTGCCTGTTTCTGGTGTTGATTGGGCATCACCACTGTCTAGCCAGACCTGAACCGCATTGGGGAAGTTGTCTTTATTTGTTAATTGTACGCTGTGCTCTTTTTCGCCCGCCGAATATATAATTCGGCTACCCGTCATGATGACGCTGGCTTTAGCAGAAGAGATGCCCATAAGAATTAATAACGCGATGAACAGATAACGATAACTGTAGCTATGTATGTTAACCATCATGGGGATACCCTCTGAATGAAACTGGCCGAATAGCTATTTTGTTGGTGCTTGAAGCTGCTGAATACACATCGGGGAACTTTACCCGAATCACTATTGTGAAGATTATCGGGATTAATGAGCCTCATTGAGGCTCACCCTGCGGGCTAGCATAAATGCTATTCAAAAAGGTCTATGACCGATTTGTCATTTACTTTGCCTGATTGCAGCGCCAATTAGTTAAAGTATATCCTATTCGGCAAAGCAGGTATTACAGGTAAGAAACTGCATATTGTACTGATGCGATCACAGAACCAGCGCCTGCTTGTCCAGTTGCAAAATATTGAACTGCAAAATCATGCTCTGCTGCTGTATCACCAGCCTTTAACACTATACCATCTTGCGCCAAACCACTATTCAGATCGATACCCGAAGTCGTTGTTGTGTCTTTCAGCAATTGAAGCTCAACGTTTGCTGCTGTGCCGGTATTTTTTAAGTTACCGGAAGCTGTGACTTGGTTAGCGACGAAAACAGTTTTGACATCAATATCATCAGGGCCAACTGCACAACCAGATACACCCAGGGTAAAGGCCGTTTTACCTGCTGTTTTCCCTGAAGCATCCAAATCGCTGCTGGATACAGTTGGCAGCAATACCATTGGGTTGGCATCAACACCGTTGACGGTAACAGAACAGGTTTGTGCTGTGACTTCACCTTGGAAAGTAATTGTATTATTACTTGCTGCCATTGCAATAGTTGTAGATGCTGAGAATAACACCATAGCCAAAGTTAACTTGTTCATTTAAAACTCCAATATAATAATTAAATGTGGGTGAGCATTCATTCGAATTTAAATATGAATGAATACTTAACTTAATAGATATGAAGTGGGTTAATGACTATATGTGCGAATGTTATTCGATTATACTTGTCAGCTTTCCACATTCTTTTCGTTTAAGTAAATCGGTGGTAATTATTCCGCCACGTCTGTTACTTGATGAGGGAGATAATATAGAAAGCTGTCTTAACTTCACATCAGATAAACGAACCAATCTATGTGGGAATATTCCTACAAAAACTGTGTGTCTATAAATTATATCTCAACTTATTGTATTTAAATGGTTTTTTTATTTAAAATAAAACAACTAATGGGATCTTTCTTGTTGTTTTTGTTAAAAAATCTTGGTTTTGCTGTTTTCTAGCACCTAAAAATAGCTTTTCAATATAATTTTACTGGTTATTTTGTAAAGTTTAGTGGAGTATTTGTATAGAAAGTATAGATAAAATCATGAGGGATATAATATCCATAATATTATTTATTAAAAATAACCTTATAGCATGAGGATTACGTCAGATGAGAGCCACTGGACTAAAACTGAGTTATTGCGCCGCCAGAAAGGTGGCGCATCACTAACTTAGTTACGATATAACACTTTAATAATGTGATATCCAAACTGGGTCTTAACCGGTCCATAAGGTTGCAGCAGTTCGCAGCTAAATACCGCTTTATCGAAAGCTGGGACCATATCCCCTTTATTGAACTCGCCCAAATCGCCGCCATTACGTTTTGACGGGCAGTTAGAGAATTTTTTCGCTAACTCTTGGAAATTTGCACCGTTATTCAATTGCGCCAGAATATCGTTTGCCTGCTTTTCATCATCAACCAAAATGTGCAGTGCAGAAGCTTTGTTTGCCATAGTAACAATCACCACTAAGTTATTTAGACTACATAGTTATTTGAACGAAGGTTATCTTCAATAGGGCTTGAAGCGCGCCAGTGTAGCGTATTTTGGTCGTAATGGGGCCACTGCGGCGAGCGTTTTACAAATCAAAAACAGCAGGTGGTTTTTTTTCGCCGACCGCTTTCTGCTACAATCCTGTTCCCCCGTTAACCCACTGAGCTTCCGAGTGCCATGCGATTAAATCCCAGCCAACAACAAGCCGTCGAATTCGTTACTGGCCCCTGCCTGGTGTTGGCCGGTGCGGGATCGGGCAAAACCAGAGTTATCACTAACAAGATTGCCCATTTGATCCGCCAGTGTGGCTATCAACCGAAACATATTGCGGCGGTGACTTTTACCAATAAAGCGGCGCGTGAAATGAAAGAACGTGTGGCGCAAACATTGGGGCGTAAAGAAGCACGTGGCTTGATGATAGCAACCTTCCATACTCTGGGATTAGAGATTATCAAAAAAGAGTATGTGGCGTTGGGGATGAAATCCAACTTCTCGCTGTTTGATGCACAAGACCAATTGGGGCTATTGAAAGATCTGACCCACAAGTGGTTGGAAGACGATAAAACGTTACTGCAACAATTGATATCCCAGATCTCCAACTGGAAGAATGATCTGCTCTCGCCAGCGGCGGCTGCGGCACTGGCGCGATCCGAGCGTGATAAGCTGTTTGTGCATTGCTACGGCTTATATGACGCCCATTTGAAAGCCTGCAATGTGTTGGATTTCGACGACCTTATCACCCTGCCGACACTGCTGCTGCAAAACAATCTGGACGTGCGCGAACGCTGGCAAAATCGTCTGCGATACCTACTGGTCGATGAATACCAAGATACCAATACCAGCCAATATCAAATGGTTAAATTACTGGTGGGCAACCGGGCGCGTTTTACCGTAGTCGGTGATGATGACCAATCTATCTATTCATGGCGCGGAGCGCGACCACAGAACTTAGTCTTATTGAATGAAGATTTCCCGCAATTGCAGGTGATCAAGCTGGAGCAAAATTACCGCTCCTCGGGCCGTATTCTAAAGGCGGC includes:
- a CDS encoding fimbrial protein, giving the protein MRLARASVKRKFFGRKKALTLCIALILHVDTALAQDEPQNLEFDESLFLGTNFASGLNQLNKENSATAGNYDAVDVLVNNKPFKRTTIEFIKNADSSEVYPCLSDEFLTAAGVVLTGKDSTATKEPNTLKTESAPSDTAASSTEQCKPLAERVKGASFHFDQAKLRLELSIPQALLQNRPRGYIEQSEWQEGEKLAFINYSSNFYRSETQSQQNNTSDYGFVGLKSGLNLGLWQLRQQSNVRYSSNDNSSDTQWNNIRTYVQRPIPQLDSQLTLGETFTDSTLFGTMSFRGVKMATDQRMWPESMRGFAPEVRGVASTNARVVVSQNGREIYETTVAPGPFVINDLYSTTSQGDLNVEVIEANGSRSTFTVPFSAVPDSMRPGVSRYNAVVGESRDFTNIDNYFTDFTYERGLTNQLTANSGLRLAQDYTALLVGGVLGTPIGAFGLNTTYSHAKVENDDTQNGWRMQATYSQTFNQTGTTFSLAGYRYSTKGYRDLNDVFGVRSTQKNGGTWDSTTYKQRSQFTTSINQTLGNYGQLSASASTSDYYNDTQRDTQLQLNYSNSYQDVSYNLAISRQRTVYTSTQYNWDDDTTNQTTTRYGNTENIATLTVSIPLNIGNKNQYLSMSASRNPKSGNSYQTSLSGTAGERNSFNYSVNAGYDDSNISSSSNNWGANVQKQFPNATVNGSYSRGNNYTQYGVGARGAAVIHSKGMTLGPYLGETFGLIEADGAQGATVRNAQGARIDNNGFALVPSLTPYNYNTVGLDTKGINRNTELKENQGRVVPYAGAAVKVKFETLKGYAVLIQTQTNDGGGLPLGADVYNSKNEIVGMVGQGNQIYVRVKDDKGLLYVRWGENSSEQCELPYTFDGQDTEQDIIHITGSCHR
- a CDS encoding molecular chaperone, with translation MGISSAKASVIMTGSRIIYSAGEKEHSVQLTNKDNFPNAVQVWLDSGDAQSTPETGKAPFIVTPPFFRMEANAGQTLRLKYTGSGLPTDRESVFYLNFLQVPPVNKAEKSNKMLVLMRNRIKVFYRPESITGRVDQVSSALTFSVRQRGKDVVVTGKNPTGFYATIASGEVVGSGKKLKMKSEMISPMSQAEWVIPNSSVPSNAIVNFLIVNDFGGQDTGSYRI
- a CDS encoding type 1 fimbrial protein; the protein is MNKLTLAMVLFSASTTIAMAASNNTITFQGEVTAQTCSVTVNGVDANPMVLLPTVSSSDLDASGKTAGKTAFTLGVSGCAVGPDDIDVKTVFVANQVTASGNLKNTGTAANVELQLLKDTTTTSGIDLNSGLAQDGIVLKAGDTAAEHDFAVQYFATGQAGAGSVIASVQYAVSYL
- a CDS encoding peptidyl-prolyl cis-trans isomerase (rotamase C; accelerates isomerization of the peptidyl prolyl bond), which produces MANKASALHILVDDEKQANDILAQLNNGANFQELAKKFSNCPSKRNGGDLGEFNKGDMVPAFDKAVFSCELLQPYGPVKTQFGYHIIKVLYRN